A DNA window from Halanaerobium saccharolyticum subsp. saccharolyticum DSM 6643 contains the following coding sequences:
- the rplB gene encoding 50S ribosomal protein L2: MAIKSFKPTTPSRRYMTVASFDEITTDTPEKSLLAPIKRKGGRNANGRITSRHQGGGHKRRYRIIDFKRDKDGIPAKVKTIEYDPNRSARIALLQYADGEKRYILAPNKVEVGDTLDTGLEADITAGNALRLKDIPVGTIVHNVEMQAGKGGQIARSAGTMAQILAKEGKFVHLKMPSGEVRLIHNVCKATVGQVGNIDHENITVGKAGRSRWKGKRPHVRGVVMNPHDHPHGGGEGKSPAGRHPVTPWGKPTMGKKTRKPKRSDKYIIRSRHDKKRK; encoded by the coding sequence ATGGCGATTAAAAGTTTTAAACCGACCACACCTTCAAGGCGTTATATGACTGTTGCTAGTTTTGATGAAATTACTACAGATACGCCTGAAAAAAGCCTTTTGGCTCCAATTAAAAGAAAGGGTGGCCGTAACGCAAATGGTAGAATTACCAGCCGTCATCAGGGTGGTGGACATAAGCGCCGCTATCGTATAATAGATTTTAAGCGGGATAAAGATGGAATTCCTGCTAAAGTAAAGACTATAGAATATGATCCGAATCGTTCTGCAAGAATCGCTCTGCTGCAGTATGCAGATGGAGAAAAAAGATATATTCTTGCACCGAATAAAGTAGAAGTTGGTGACACTTTAGATACTGGTTTAGAGGCGGATATTACTGCCGGTAATGCACTTCGGTTAAAAGATATTCCTGTTGGTACAATTGTACACAATGTAGAAATGCAGGCAGGTAAAGGTGGACAAATTGCAAGATCTGCTGGAACAATGGCACAAATTCTTGCTAAAGAAGGTAAATTTGTACATTTAAAAATGCCTTCTGGTGAAGTTAGATTAATTCACAATGTATGTAAAGCTACTGTTGGACAGGTTGGTAATATTGATCACGAAAATATTACTGTTGGTAAAGCTGGACGCAGTCGTTGGAAAGGTAAAAGACCTCATGTACGTGGTGTAGTTATGAATCCTCATGACCACCCACACGGTGGTGGAGAAGGTAAATCACCTGCTGGTAGACATCCTGTAACTCCGTGGGGTAAACCTACTATGGGTAAAAAGACACGCAAACCAAAGCGCTCAGATAAGTATATTATCCGTTCACGTCACGATAAGAAGCGCAAATAG
- the rplW gene encoding 50S ribosomal protein L23, which translates to MKDARDIIIAPIISENTMDQMQEANTYTFKVAKNANKVEIRNAVEEIFSVKVVNVNTMNVRGKKRRLGFHVGKKPDWKKALVKLAEDDEIEIYEGL; encoded by the coding sequence ATGAAAGATGCAAGAGATATTATCATAGCACCTATTATTTCTGAAAATACTATGGACCAAATGCAGGAGGCTAATACTTATACATTTAAGGTAGCCAAAAATGCAAATAAAGTTGAAATTAGAAATGCAGTAGAAGAAATTTTCTCTGTAAAGGTAGTAAATGTTAATACAATGAATGTTAGAGGTAAAAAAAGAAGACTCGGCTTCCATGTTGGTAAAAAACCAGACTGGAAAAAAGCTTTAGTTAAGCTGGCTGAGGACGATGAAATAGAAATTTATGAAGGCCTCTAA